The genomic window AGCGACGGCTCGCCGAGGCCGTGGACCGGCTCCGCGAGTACGGGTGGTCGGCCGGCGTACCGAGGACCTGCGCCGGCGCATCGACGACGCCGAGCGGCTGCTCGCCGCGGTCGGACGGGAACACGCCCGTCAGCGCCGCGACGTCGACCGTCGATTGGCCCAATGAACGGTGTCTTGATCGGCTCTCACGATGGGCCGATCCGCTGCCTACCGTCGTCTCGTAACCGCTCAGGAGGGGACCGAGACGACGATGACGAACGCCGACATGTGGTTCGACCCGCGCTGCCCGTGGGCCTGGAACGCCTCCCGCTGGCTGCTGGAGGTGGAGCGCGTCCGGGACGTCCGGGTCCGCTTCCACGTGCTCAGCCTGACCGTGCTCAACGAGGGGCGCGACGGGCTGGAGGAGTGGTACCGGGAGTGGCTGAAGCCCGGCATGGGCCCGGTCCGGGTGGCGGTCGCCGCCGAGCAGAAGTTCGGCAACGAGGTGCTGCGCGAGCTCTACACCGCGCTGGGCACCCGGATCCACCACGACCGCGCCCCGATCGGCCGCGAACTCTACGTCGCGGCGTTGGCCGAGGTCGGCCTCCCGGTCGAGCTGGCCGACGCGGCCGACTCCACCGAGCACGACGAGGCGCTGCTGGCCAGCCACCACGCCGGCCTGACGCCGGTCGGCGAGGACCTGGGCACCCCCGCCATTCACGTCACCGATGACGCCGGTCGGCGCAGCGCCTTCTTCGGGCCGGTCGTCGCGCCGATCCCACGCGGCGAGGACGCCGGGCGGCTCTGGGACGGCGTGCTGCTGGTCGCCGGCACCGACGGCTTCTTCGAGCTGAAGCGGGCGCGTACCCGCCGGCCGATCGAGCACTGAGCGGTGGACGGTCCCCAGGGACCGGTCGGGTGGCGGGTCTTCGGCGCGCTCCACGCCACCGCCGCCGCCACGGTCGGCGGGGCGCGCCCAGCGGTTCACCTCGGTCCGGTTGCCCCCGCCGCTCGCACCACAGTGGCCACGGGATGATCCATTCCGGTCGGTGCGCCGGCCGGCCAACCGCGCGCCGACCGGCCGCTTAGTTGATCATGTGAGGGACGAAGATCCTGCGTAGCGTGAGGACATGAAGAAGCGGTATGTCGCCAGAGTCTCCATGCCCGGCCGCTTCGCGCGGGGGCCATCGCGGACTGACGGACCACCCGTCGCCCGGGGAAGCGCGACACCCCCCGGCGCCGACACCGCTGTCGCGCCGGACGTCGGCGTGGCGGCCGTCGCCGCCGCGCCGGGCGGCACTCCACCACCGCCGCAGCCCCCGGTCGCGGCGCCCACCGGCGTGGCTCCGGTTCCGCCCGGCTCGGCGCCGCCGACCAGCGGGCCCGGGCCCGTCCGGGGAGTGGCGCCGCTGCCCGACCCGGCCGACGGGGCCGGGATCGAGGGCGCCACCCAGCTGCTCCAGGCGCCCGACGTCACCGCGGCCATCTTCGTGGACGGCTCCGGGCGGCGGGCTCGCACGCTCCGCCGCGTCGTCTCCGCCGTGGTGCTGCTGGCCCTGCTCCTGATCGTGGCGCTCTGGGCGAGCCAGGGCGCGGAGGTGCTCGGACTGCGGGTGCCCGCCTGATGGCGCTCTGGCGCGGCGGGCAGCGGATCGGCGGCGCCGCCGACCTCGACCCCCCGCCACCGGAGAACCCCCGGCAGCGTAGGCGGGCCCGCCAGCGGTGGATGTTCGCCGCCCTGGCCACCTTCATCCTGGTCAACGTGCTCGCCGTCGGCGCGTACGCCAACTCGCGCTTCACCCCGGACAA from Micromonospora kangleipakensis includes these protein-coding regions:
- a CDS encoding disulfide bond formation protein DsbA, which translates into the protein MTNADMWFDPRCPWAWNASRWLLEVERVRDVRVRFHVLSLTVLNEGRDGLEEWYREWLKPGMGPVRVAVAAEQKFGNEVLRELYTALGTRIHHDRAPIGRELYVAALAEVGLPVELADAADSTEHDEALLASHHAGLTPVGEDLGTPAIHVTDDAGRRSAFFGPVVAPIPRGEDAGRLWDGVLLVAGTDGFFELKRARTRRPIEH